A part of Perca fluviatilis chromosome 15, GENO_Pfluv_1.0, whole genome shotgun sequence genomic DNA contains:
- the LOC120573854 gene encoding complement C1q-like protein 4: MSSTKICCVCVLVTGLCVTSLVGANPMELMPRQTAAKQQGAAVLFYVAYQGSLRDMEIDPIVFNQVVVNQGSAYDNDTGVFTAPVPGIYQFVFAAQLCRGNHNNVWYFMVNGERRTACHAQVSGGDTTLNTCYCMEELKKGDKMWVKQNVGSCAWASTISKTITFSGVLLASEGVSTLGGKYGSGSSCPLPSLGRNKDMVSSSVVRRASLSCVAVTLLLCCLLLD; the protein is encoded by the exons ATGAGCTCCACCaag atatgttgtgtgtgtgtgctggtgacGGGGTTGTGTGTAACCAGTTTGGTTGGAGCAAACCCAATGGAGCTG ATGCCCCGTCAGACAGCAGCCAAGCAACAGG GGGCCGCTGTTCTTTTTTACGTTGCCTACCAGGGCAGTCTAAGAGATATGGAGATCGACCCAATCGTCTTCAACCAGGTGGTGGTGAACCAGGGCTCGGCCTATGACAATGACACCGGCGTGTTCACCGCGCCGGTGCCTGGCATCTACCAGTTTGTGTTTGCCGCCCAGCTCTGCCGCGGAAACCACAACAACGTATGGTACTTCATGGTCAACGGGGAACGGAGGACGGCCTGCCATGCTCAG GTGTCTGGCGGGGACACGACCCTCAACACGTGCTACTGCATGGAGGAACTGAAGAAGGGTGACAAGATGTGGGTGAAGCAGAATGTGGGGAGTTGCGCCTGGGCTAGCACTATCTCCAAAACCATCACCTTCTCCGGTGTCCTGCTGGCGAGTGAGGGTGTGTCCACGCTGGGAGGGAAATATGGCTCTGGCAGCTCCTGTCCACTGCCCAGCCTGGGCCGCAACAAGGACATGGTGTCCAGCTCTGTAGTCCGGAGGGCATCTTTGTCCTGTGTGGCCGTCACTCTGCTGCTCTGCTGTCTCCTCCTGGATTAA